Proteins encoded by one window of Micromonospora coxensis:
- a CDS encoding bacteriorhodopsin — protein sequence MWWLWLYVAAMAAGALLFLRWHADPRGVPRIEYRVAIAIPVWSGLWYTLMALGGGRTDGDDHPIYWARYVDWTVTASLLLVALVLTATHALPGRHPTLLAALVGTNVAMLLSGFLADLTTDPWARYLLFGLGSLGLLVVLALIWGPLRAVARRQPDGLYHTYREAAALLSVLWAGYPLIWILGPSGVELLGAAVVSGLFVALSIASKVGWSIIDLGRLRALSARGELSLRNPP from the coding sequence GTGTGGTGGCTGTGGCTCTACGTGGCCGCGATGGCGGCCGGCGCACTGCTCTTCCTCCGCTGGCACGCCGACCCGAGAGGGGTCCCCCGGATCGAGTACCGGGTGGCGATCGCCATCCCGGTCTGGTCCGGGCTCTGGTACACGCTGATGGCCCTCGGCGGCGGTCGGACCGACGGAGACGACCACCCGATCTACTGGGCGCGGTACGTGGACTGGACGGTCACCGCCTCGCTGCTGCTGGTCGCGCTGGTCCTCACCGCGACGCACGCCCTGCCCGGACGGCATCCCACCCTGCTGGCCGCGCTCGTCGGCACGAACGTCGCCATGCTCCTCAGCGGCTTCCTCGCCGACCTCACCACCGACCCGTGGGCCCGGTATCTGCTCTTCGGCCTCGGCAGCCTGGGCCTGCTCGTCGTCCTCGCCCTGATCTGGGGCCCGCTACGGGCCGTCGCCCGCCGCCAGCCGGACGGGCTCTACCACACGTACCGGGAAGCCGCCGCGCTGCTCAGCGTCCTCTGGGCGGGGTACCCGCTGATCTGGATCCTCGGGCCCTCCGGCGTCGAACTGCTCGGGGCCGCCGTCGTCAGCGGCCTGTTCGTCGCGCTGTCCATCGCGTCGAAGGTGGGCTGGAGCATCATCGACCTGGGCCGGTTGCGGGCGCTCAGCGCCCGGGGTGAACTCTCGCTCCGGAATCCGCCATGA
- a CDS encoding Brp/Blh family beta-carotene 15,15'-dioxygenase, which yields MAGQSERTLPVPHPGRRMLGLVGGTSLLTAVALLVLAPVLHRHDVGASPAYLLAGLLLGLPHGAVDHLVPAWMSARARPPAARLAVAFGYAALAGAALVVFRAVPGPALVGFLALSVAHFGTADEAFHAERDGRPVRQSVSGVLARGGPPVLVPLLLWPDAVDLLLTAVAPGVPELLTVEVRALAVACLLAAVARTVLRDVRAGRRADAAEPVLLLALFATVPPALAIGVYFATWHSARHVARLLHGDPGNHADLAAGRLGPPLRRFARRAALPTVAAVTALAALTVAPGRPIDLLPATVAVLAALTVPHSALVAWMDRRARPRHPSNPEN from the coding sequence GTGGCGGGGCAGAGCGAGCGCACGCTGCCCGTCCCGCACCCGGGCCGCCGGATGCTGGGCCTGGTCGGCGGCACGTCGCTGCTGACCGCCGTCGCCCTGCTGGTCCTGGCGCCGGTGCTGCACCGTCACGACGTCGGGGCTTCCCCGGCGTACCTCCTCGCCGGGCTGCTCCTCGGCCTGCCGCACGGGGCGGTCGACCACCTGGTCCCCGCCTGGATGTCGGCCCGGGCCCGTCCGCCGGCCGCCCGGCTGGCCGTGGCGTTCGGCTACGCGGCCCTCGCCGGGGCCGCCCTGGTGGTGTTCCGTGCCGTGCCGGGCCCCGCGCTGGTCGGCTTCCTCGCCCTGTCCGTCGCCCACTTCGGGACCGCCGACGAGGCGTTCCACGCCGAACGGGACGGCCGGCCGGTCCGTCAGTCGGTGTCCGGGGTGCTGGCCCGGGGCGGACCGCCGGTGCTGGTGCCCCTGCTGCTCTGGCCCGACGCGGTGGACCTGTTGCTCACCGCCGTCGCCCCGGGCGTGCCGGAGCTGCTCACCGTCGAGGTGCGGGCCCTGGCAGTGGCCTGCCTGCTGGCCGCCGTCGCCCGCACGGTGCTACGGGACGTGCGGGCGGGCCGGCGGGCCGACGCCGCCGAACCGGTCCTCCTGCTCGCCCTGTTCGCCACCGTGCCACCCGCGCTGGCGATCGGTGTCTACTTCGCCACCTGGCACTCGGCCCGGCACGTGGCCCGGCTGCTGCACGGCGACCCCGGCAACCACGCCGACCTGGCCGCCGGCCGACTCGGGCCGCCACTGCGCCGCTTCGCCCGGCGGGCGGCCCTGCCCACCGTGGCCGCGGTCACCGCCCTGGCGGCGTTGACCGTCGCACCGGGCCGACCGATCGACCTGCTGCCCGCCACCGTCGCCGTGCTGGCGGCGCTCACCGTTCCGCACTCCGCCCTGGTGGCCTGGATGGACCGGCGTGCCCGGCCCCGGCACCCGTCGAACCCGGAGAACTGA